In one Tessaracoccus palaemonis genomic region, the following are encoded:
- a CDS encoding ABC transporter substrate-binding protein, protein MINRRLPALAVAAALAVAPLTACSAGPEPEASASAVDLTPVTVGLSYIPNVQFSAFYVGVEQGIFEDLGLDVTLRHHGEQEDVFGALLGGQEDVVFASADEAMVAAAAGQDLQTFATSYQRFPAEVMTDRAIEGATLADLKGHTLGIPGHYGSSYYAALAAIHQAGLTEDDVTLQDIGYTQLSALAADQVDFIVGFHNNELVQLQATGGDVTSIPVSDPDSPTLVGPSLVSSGDSLSDETLAALAEGMKQAEQAVIDDPEAALDATAEQVPALAEAEQRAVAEKVLAATTELWLKDGTVDVTVDTDAFAAMGEFLTQAGIIDQAPAEPYRIV, encoded by the coding sequence ATGATCAACCGCCGCCTTCCCGCCCTCGCCGTAGCCGCCGCGCTCGCCGTCGCGCCGCTGACCGCCTGCTCCGCCGGCCCCGAGCCGGAGGCCTCCGCATCGGCCGTCGACCTGACGCCCGTCACCGTCGGCCTGAGCTACATCCCGAACGTCCAGTTCAGCGCCTTCTACGTCGGCGTCGAACAGGGCATCTTCGAGGACCTCGGGCTGGACGTGACGCTGCGCCACCACGGCGAGCAGGAGGACGTGTTCGGCGCCCTCCTCGGCGGCCAGGAGGACGTCGTGTTCGCGTCGGCCGACGAGGCGATGGTCGCCGCGGCGGCCGGGCAGGACCTGCAGACGTTCGCCACCAGCTACCAGCGGTTCCCCGCGGAGGTGATGACCGACCGCGCCATCGAGGGCGCGACCCTGGCCGACCTCAAGGGACACACGCTCGGCATCCCGGGTCACTACGGCTCCAGCTACTACGCGGCACTCGCCGCGATCCATCAGGCCGGGCTCACCGAGGACGACGTCACGCTGCAGGACATCGGCTACACGCAGCTCTCCGCGCTGGCCGCGGACCAGGTGGACTTCATCGTCGGCTTCCACAACAACGAGCTCGTGCAGCTGCAGGCCACCGGCGGCGACGTGACGTCCATCCCCGTCTCCGACCCCGACTCCCCGACGCTGGTCGGCCCGAGCCTCGTCTCCAGCGGCGACTCCCTCTCCGACGAGACCCTGGCCGCCCTGGCCGAGGGCATGAAGCAGGCGGAGCAGGCCGTGATCGACGATCCCGAGGCCGCCCTGGACGCCACGGCCGAGCAGGTGCCCGCGCTCGCGGAGGCCGAGCAGCGGGCCGTGGCGGAGAAGGTGCTGGCCGCCACCACGGAGCTGTGGCTGAAGGACGGCACGGTCGACGTCACCGTCGACACCGATGCCTTCGCAGCCATGGGCGAGTTCCTGACGCAGGCCGGGATCATCGATCAGGCACCCGCCGAGCCGTACCGGATCGTCTGA
- a CDS encoding MMPL family transporter translates to MNTTTRRLRIAIPAILVLLWFVAAGIGGPYFGKVDEVAQNDQSTFLPSSAESTVVGERYLDFVGSESIPAIVIVTGEEKLTEEQLASLNTLAEDLGDEPNVVSSSPAVASEDGLAAELFVGLDTDADISEAVDELRATITDELPDGLTFNITGPAGFTADLVTAFGGIDGILLITALGLVLVILLVVYRSIVLPFAVLATSMFALCVALLVNWWLAKWDILTLTGQTQGILFILVIGAATDYSLLYTARYAEALRRHRHRGDATRSALKGVLEPILASGGTVIAGLLCLLLSDLGSNRSLGPVAAIGIVFAMLSALTLLPSILYLLGRSAYWPRRPKYDPDRSDDQQVHTGIYAKAGEFVSRRPRTVWIVCALLLAAGAAFVPTLKADGVPTSEYVLGFSDAREGQDRLSEHFPGGSGAPAYVLTDEGNLQDVTDKLLAADGVDSVAVVAKDSPSGQAEVTSDGVQSLIPGQPAPAPTVSEGQVMLLATLADAPDSDEAVETIRELRTELAGTAQLGGDTATDVDTRDTNEHDRALIIPIVLAVILVILIALLRSVVAPLLLIATTALSFGTAMGTAALVFNHVFKFPGADPSVPLYGFVFLVALGIDYNIFLMTRVREESRRHGTREGILRGLAVTGGVITSAGLVLAATFAALAVIPILFLAQLAFIVAFGVLLDTFVVRTLLVPALVYDIGPAVWWPSKLARDEAAAKGRHAA, encoded by the coding sequence GTGAACACCACCACCCGACGCCTGCGCATCGCGATCCCCGCCATCCTCGTGCTCCTCTGGTTCGTGGCCGCTGGCATCGGCGGACCGTACTTCGGCAAGGTCGACGAGGTCGCACAGAACGACCAGAGCACGTTCCTGCCGTCGTCGGCCGAGTCGACGGTCGTCGGCGAGCGGTACCTGGACTTCGTCGGCTCGGAGTCGATCCCGGCCATCGTGATCGTCACCGGCGAGGAGAAGCTCACCGAAGAGCAGCTGGCCTCCCTCAACACGCTCGCCGAGGACCTGGGCGACGAGCCCAACGTGGTGTCGTCCTCCCCCGCCGTCGCGTCGGAGGACGGGCTCGCCGCCGAGCTGTTCGTCGGCCTCGACACCGACGCGGACATCTCCGAGGCAGTCGACGAACTCCGGGCCACCATCACCGACGAGCTCCCCGACGGCCTCACCTTCAACATCACCGGACCCGCCGGGTTCACCGCCGACCTCGTCACGGCCTTCGGCGGCATCGACGGCATCCTGCTGATCACGGCGCTGGGCCTGGTGCTGGTGATCCTGCTCGTCGTCTACCGCTCGATCGTGCTGCCGTTCGCAGTGCTCGCCACCAGCATGTTCGCGCTGTGCGTCGCGCTGCTCGTGAACTGGTGGCTGGCCAAGTGGGACATCCTGACGCTGACCGGCCAGACGCAGGGCATCCTGTTCATCCTCGTGATCGGCGCCGCCACCGACTACTCGCTGCTCTACACGGCCCGCTACGCGGAGGCACTGCGCCGCCACCGGCACCGCGGCGACGCCACGCGCTCCGCGCTGAAGGGCGTCCTCGAGCCGATCCTCGCCTCGGGCGGCACCGTCATCGCGGGCCTGCTCTGCCTGCTGCTGAGCGACCTCGGGTCCAACCGGTCGCTCGGCCCCGTCGCCGCCATCGGCATCGTGTTCGCCATGCTGTCCGCTCTGACGCTGCTGCCCAGCATCCTGTACCTGCTCGGCCGCTCGGCCTACTGGCCCCGGCGTCCGAAGTACGACCCCGACCGCAGCGACGACCAGCAGGTCCACACCGGCATCTACGCCAAGGCGGGCGAGTTCGTCTCCCGCCGACCGCGCACGGTGTGGATCGTCTGCGCCCTGCTGCTGGCCGCCGGCGCCGCGTTCGTTCCGACGCTGAAGGCCGACGGTGTGCCGACCAGCGAGTACGTGCTCGGCTTCTCCGATGCCCGCGAGGGCCAGGACCGCCTGAGCGAGCACTTCCCCGGCGGCTCCGGCGCCCCGGCCTATGTCCTGACCGACGAGGGCAACCTGCAGGACGTCACCGACAAGCTGCTGGCCGCCGACGGCGTCGACTCCGTCGCCGTCGTGGCGAAGGACTCCCCCTCCGGGCAGGCCGAGGTGACCTCCGACGGGGTCCAGTCGCTGATCCCGGGCCAGCCCGCGCCCGCGCCGACCGTCTCCGAGGGTCAGGTGATGCTGCTCGCGACCCTGGCCGACGCGCCCGACTCCGACGAGGCCGTCGAGACCATCCGCGAGCTCCGCACGGAGCTGGCCGGCACGGCCCAGCTCGGCGGCGACACCGCCACGGACGTCGACACCCGCGACACCAACGAGCACGACCGGGCGCTGATCATCCCGATCGTGCTGGCCGTGATCCTGGTGATCCTGATCGCGCTGCTGCGCAGCGTCGTCGCCCCGCTGCTACTCATCGCGACCACGGCCCTGAGCTTCGGCACCGCGATGGGCACCGCGGCCCTGGTGTTCAACCACGTGTTCAAGTTCCCGGGCGCCGACCCGTCCGTACCGCTGTACGGGTTCGTGTTCCTCGTCGCGCTCGGCATCGACTACAACATCTTCCTGATGACCCGCGTGCGCGAGGAGTCCCGGCGCCACGGCACCCGCGAGGGCATCCTGCGCGGGCTCGCCGTCACGGGCGGCGTCATCACGTCGGCCGGCCTCGTGCTCGCCGCGACCTTCGCCGCGCTGGCCGTCATCCCGATCCTCTTCCTGGCGCAGCTCGCGTTCATCGTCGCGTTCGGCGTGCTGCTCGACACGTTCGTCGTGCGGACGCTGCTGGTGCCGGCGCTGGTCTACGACATCGGGCCGGCCGTGTGGTGGCCGTCGAAGCTGGCCCGCGACGAGGCCGCTGCTAAGGGGCGACACGCCGCCTGA
- a CDS encoding MDR family oxidoreductase, with protein sequence MIKAVVVRESGVALEEVDEEFLGDGGIVVDVAYSDLNYKDGLAVTGRPGVVRTMPLIAGIDVVGKVAESNDPRWSPGDWLVLNGAGQSETRHGGFAQRAHVEPTYAVALPDGISPERAAALGTAGYTAALAVLRIVSEGAKPEDGPVLVTGATGGVGSIATMLLASAGFEVAAVTGRVESHEDYLHTLGATQIVPRSEFEEKGRPLQKATYAGVVDSVGGQVLANAIARTQPGGTVSACGLAGSAALPATVMPFILRGVTLAGIDSVWASLEDRADAWRILARGVDPELLDDITTTITLDQVIDAGAQLLDGKLHGRTLVRIAD encoded by the coding sequence ATGATCAAGGCTGTTGTGGTGCGTGAATCCGGCGTCGCTCTCGAGGAGGTCGACGAGGAGTTCCTCGGCGACGGCGGCATCGTCGTCGACGTCGCCTACAGCGACCTCAACTACAAGGACGGCCTCGCCGTGACGGGACGCCCGGGCGTCGTGCGCACCATGCCCCTGATCGCGGGCATCGACGTCGTCGGCAAGGTCGCGGAGTCGAACGACCCGCGCTGGAGCCCCGGCGACTGGCTCGTCCTCAACGGCGCCGGCCAGTCCGAGACCCGGCACGGTGGCTTCGCCCAGCGGGCGCACGTCGAGCCGACGTACGCCGTCGCGCTGCCCGACGGCATCTCGCCCGAGCGCGCCGCAGCCCTCGGCACCGCCGGCTACACCGCGGCGCTCGCCGTGCTGCGCATCGTCAGCGAGGGCGCCAAGCCCGAGGACGGCCCCGTACTGGTGACCGGCGCGACGGGCGGCGTCGGGTCGATCGCGACCATGCTGCTCGCCTCCGCGGGCTTCGAGGTCGCCGCCGTGACGGGACGCGTCGAGAGCCACGAGGACTACCTCCACACGTTGGGCGCGACGCAGATAGTGCCCCGCAGCGAGTTCGAGGAGAAGGGCCGCCCGCTGCAGAAGGCGACCTACGCGGGCGTCGTCGACTCGGTCGGCGGGCAGGTGCTGGCCAACGCGATCGCCCGCACGCAGCCCGGCGGCACGGTCTCCGCCTGCGGCCTCGCCGGCTCGGCCGCCCTGCCGGCCACCGTCATGCCCTTCATCCTGCGCGGCGTCACCCTGGCCGGCATCGACTCCGTGTGGGCCTCGCTCGAGGACCGCGCCGACGCCTGGCGCATCCTGGCCCGCGGCGTCGACCCGGAGCTGCTCGACGACATCACCACGACCATCACGCTGGACCAGGTCATCGACGCGGGCGCGCAGCTGCTGGACGGCAAGCTGCACGGGCGGACGCTGGTGCGCATCGCCGACTGA
- a CDS encoding DUF1905 domain-containing protein, with protein MTVFRTVLAATGGNNVGIEVPEDILLAFGRGKRVPVIVTIDGDYTYTTTTGVMGGRYLVSFNAETRKKTGRGAGDEVEVELVVDPDR; from the coding sequence ATGACCGTCTTCCGCACCGTCCTCGCCGCCACGGGCGGCAACAACGTCGGCATCGAGGTGCCCGAGGACATCCTCCTGGCCTTCGGGCGCGGAAAGCGCGTGCCCGTCATCGTGACGATCGACGGCGACTACACCTACACGACGACCACCGGCGTGATGGGCGGCCGTTACCTCGTCTCGTTCAACGCGGAGACCAGGAAGAAGACCGGTCGCGGCGCGGGCGACGAGGTCGAGGTGGAACTGGTGGTCGACCCCGACCGCTGA
- a CDS encoding ABC transporter permease: MTTTMRRRVGAGLWSAYPARTRPGTGRWVPATVAAALLLAIWWAVTAGGLVAPLYLPGPEDVAARMVSQLSSGVAWRYLTPTISAALLGALIAVAVAIPVGILIAHSRPLAAVLEPFVALSQTVPLVAIAPLLVLWLGYGTVPIAVLCAIVAFFPMITTTVVGLRSLDMRVVETALLDGASFPQRLWHIEGPMVAPAVLAGVRGGMALAMTGAVVGEMVMGGSGMGTLLTISRQTADTASVFAVVAWIALVAMALYGIVSIAERAAVRRLQGVTT; the protein is encoded by the coding sequence ATGACCACCACGATGAGGCGACGCGTAGGCGCCGGCCTGTGGTCCGCCTACCCCGCGAGGACCCGACCGGGCACCGGTCGTTGGGTCCCCGCCACCGTCGCCGCCGCCCTGCTGCTCGCCATCTGGTGGGCGGTCACGGCCGGGGGCCTCGTGGCTCCGCTCTACCTGCCGGGTCCGGAGGACGTGGCTGCCCGCATGGTCTCGCAGCTGTCCAGCGGAGTGGCGTGGAGGTACCTCACGCCGACGATCTCCGCAGCCCTGCTGGGTGCCCTCATCGCGGTGGCCGTGGCCATCCCGGTCGGCATCCTCATCGCGCACTCGCGGCCGCTGGCCGCGGTGCTCGAGCCGTTCGTCGCCCTGTCGCAGACCGTCCCGCTGGTGGCCATCGCGCCGCTGCTGGTCCTGTGGCTCGGCTACGGCACCGTCCCGATCGCCGTCCTGTGCGCGATCGTGGCCTTCTTCCCGATGATCACCACCACCGTCGTCGGGCTCCGGTCCCTCGACATGCGAGTGGTGGAGACGGCGCTGCTCGACGGCGCCAGCTTCCCGCAGCGGCTGTGGCACATCGAGGGCCCCATGGTGGCCCCCGCGGTGCTGGCAGGGGTCCGCGGCGGGATGGCGCTCGCGATGACCGGCGCGGTCGTCGGCGAGATGGTCATGGGCGGATCCGGCATGGGCACACTCCTCACCATCTCCCGGCAGACGGCGGACACCGCATCGGTGTTCGCCGTGGTCGCCTGGATCGCCCTCGTGGCGATGGCTCTCTACGGGATCGTCTCGATCGCGGAACGCGCAGCTGTCAGACGACTACAAGGAGTCACCACATGA
- a CDS encoding Fur family transcriptional regulator, with the protein MTDWPTLLRDAGLRVTAGRLAVLTELESGDHLGVGEITDAVRSRIGSASTQAVYDVLAALHDAHLIRRVEPAGHSPRYELETSDNHHHLMCRRCGAMRNVACVTGHAPCLSPSETGGFVVDEAELVFWGLCPSCQEDTEEKR; encoded by the coding sequence ATGACCGATTGGCCGACCCTTCTGCGTGACGCGGGACTCCGCGTCACCGCCGGCAGGCTCGCCGTGCTCACCGAGCTCGAGTCCGGAGACCATCTGGGCGTCGGTGAGATCACGGACGCCGTCCGCTCCCGCATCGGCAGCGCCTCCACGCAGGCCGTCTACGACGTGCTCGCCGCGCTGCACGACGCCCACCTCATCCGGCGCGTAGAGCCCGCGGGCCACAGCCCCCGCTACGAGCTCGAGACGAGCGACAACCACCACCACCTGATGTGCCGCCGCTGCGGCGCCATGCGCAACGTCGCGTGCGTGACCGGTCATGCCCCCTGCCTGTCCCCCAGCGAGACGGGAGGCTTCGTCGTCGACGAGGCCGAGCTCGTCTTCTGGGGACTGTGTCCGAGCTGCCAGGAAGACACTGAGGAGAAACGATGA
- a CDS encoding catalase, with protein sequence MTCPYRDGMHDPATPSTRLNGAPADSDQHSLTVGNDGPIVLHDVHLVEQLAHFNRERVAERSPHAKGSGAFGTFTVTQDVTAYTKAAAFQPGAKSQMLARFSTVAGEQGSPDTWRDVRGFSVRFYSSEGNLDIVGNNTPVFFLRDPLKFPHFIRSQKRLPSSGLRDATMQWDFWTASPESAHQVTYLMGDRGLPATWRHMHGFSSHTYMWVNAEGERFWVKYHWRSNQGEVNLTNEEAEKLAGADADAHRRDLYDAIERGEFPSWTLHMQVMPYAEANHYRFNPFDLTKTWSQKDYPLVEVGVMELNENPTNFYAQIEQAAFSPSNMIPGTGISPDKMLMARVFSYPDAQRARIGANFHQLPVNQPITAVNNYADQGHMQYQHTGGAPVYQPNSFGRMFSDAQGRAEEGWEADGPLVRAAATLHAEDDDWGQARTLLTEVFDDEQRDRFVDTVSSALSGITDAEVMARALQYWRNVDETVGGRIEAKLSGGGA encoded by the coding sequence ATGACCTGCCCCTACCGCGACGGCATGCACGATCCCGCCACCCCCTCGACCCGCCTGAACGGAGCGCCCGCCGACTCCGACCAGCACTCCCTGACCGTCGGCAACGACGGCCCAATCGTTCTGCACGACGTCCACCTGGTCGAGCAGCTGGCCCACTTCAACCGCGAGCGCGTCGCCGAGCGCAGCCCGCACGCGAAGGGCTCCGGCGCCTTCGGCACCTTCACCGTGACGCAGGACGTGACCGCCTACACCAAGGCGGCGGCCTTCCAGCCGGGCGCGAAGTCCCAGATGCTGGCCCGCTTCTCGACCGTGGCCGGCGAGCAGGGCTCCCCCGACACCTGGCGCGACGTGCGCGGCTTCTCCGTGCGCTTCTACTCCAGCGAGGGCAACCTCGACATCGTCGGGAACAACACTCCGGTGTTCTTCCTGCGCGACCCGCTGAAGTTCCCGCACTTCATCCGCTCGCAGAAGCGCCTCCCCTCCTCGGGCCTGCGCGACGCCACCATGCAGTGGGACTTCTGGACCGCCTCCCCCGAGTCGGCGCACCAGGTCACCTACCTGATGGGCGACCGCGGCCTGCCGGCCACCTGGCGCCACATGCACGGCTTCTCGTCCCACACCTACATGTGGGTCAACGCCGAGGGCGAGAGGTTCTGGGTCAAGTACCACTGGCGCTCCAACCAGGGCGAGGTCAACCTCACGAACGAGGAGGCCGAGAAGCTGGCCGGCGCCGACGCCGACGCGCACCGCCGCGACCTCTACGACGCGATCGAGCGCGGCGAGTTCCCGAGCTGGACGCTGCACATGCAGGTCATGCCCTACGCCGAGGCGAATCACTACCGCTTCAACCCGTTCGACCTCACCAAGACCTGGTCCCAGAAGGACTACCCGCTGGTCGAGGTGGGCGTCATGGAACTCAACGAGAACCCGACGAACTTCTACGCGCAGATCGAGCAGGCGGCCTTCTCCCCGTCGAACATGATCCCCGGCACGGGCATCTCGCCTGACAAGATGCTGATGGCCCGCGTGTTCTCCTACCCGGACGCCCAGCGCGCCCGCATCGGAGCCAACTTCCACCAGCTGCCGGTCAACCAGCCGATCACCGCGGTCAACAACTACGCGGACCAGGGCCACATGCAGTACCAGCACACCGGTGGCGCGCCCGTCTACCAGCCCAACAGCTTCGGCCGGATGTTCTCCGACGCGCAGGGCCGGGCGGAGGAGGGCTGGGAGGCCGACGGCCCGCTCGTCCGCGCCGCCGCCACCCTGCACGCCGAGGACGACGACTGGGGTCAGGCGCGCACGCTGCTGACCGAGGTCTTCGACGACGAGCAGCGTGACCGCTTCGTCGACACGGTCTCCAGTGCCCTCAGCGGTATCACGGACGCCGAGGTCATGGCGCGCGCGCTGCAGTACTGGAGGAACGTCGACGAGACCGTCGGAGGCCGGATCGAGGCGAAGCTCAGCGGCGGAGGCGCCTGA